ACTAGAAGGTACTGAAATTTGCACTACAATTTTAATATCTCTTGATACCTACTaaaggactgtaaaattgctcaaatgTTACTCTACtatctataaattttggttaaacttGTTAAAGTTTGACTTACAATAAACCCAAAACATTATAGGTATGTAAGAGATGGGGTATGTTACAACATATAATAATATCTAGTGAATGTGATGTGTTTGAAATGTAAATGAATTTTAATTTGGCCAAAAATTCATCCGAGCAATCGTATTATCAACCGACACAATTAATTATACACGTATAAGAATAGTGCGATACGTTAGAATAAAATGCAATGCAAACAGGGGAGAAAACACTACAGGTGGGTGGTCTCATGACTTCCTATACCATGGTTTAAATCATACTCGCACCGACTAATTATTATAGTAGTTTAATGaggttcaaaaaattatcattgCCCATTTATCTTTTAGGGCTAGGAAATTTTTTAGGGTATGAATCCTTTGGAAATTTCTATATGCTTCTTTGGATCAATAGAATGAACCTTTTAGAATTCATATGAAATGATCTAAAATGTAGGAGTTTGGAGGAAATCTAACTTGAGCTTAAACTattggaaaattttctatgtgtCGCTCTCTCCAAACTCCAGTATGATTTTCCTGTGAAGCAACCCAGACAACATAGGGATAAAATTCTTATGCTTTATTGTTACCTAGGATCAAGTTAGCATGACTGGGGGTGATAATGGACTCAAccattttacctataaaatttaagggacGGGTTTAAAAcgggttgaaaaataaaatgtatatcgttttaagctaaaattttttaagaattaaatagggttagAAAGAACCCATGGACTTTGACCCATTTTCACCTAGACATAACATTCTAAATATATAGggtgtgtttttttctattcccgTGCTTAACACTCATTTGATTGTCGATCGAAGCCGCCGCTGCACCAGTTGTCCGGCCGGGCCAGGGAGGAGTGTCTGTGTGGACTCGAGAGACATGATGCTCGTGGGTGCACACATTTGCTTGCCTTGGTCCATCAACAGAATGGCAGCAGCTAAGCCTGATgtgaacatgcatgcatgctgtcaTGCTGATGAATTCCGACGAGACAAGATTAATCTACTCACTTCTCCTCCAAAGTAAGATTAATCCATTCATGTCCCCAATATTTACTGAAAATAACGCTAGGTAGTCCCTCCATTTTTTCCTACacgacgccgttgacttttagcccactttgattcaaagaaaatttataggaattttagaggattttattcctatagaaaattttcctataaagCTCTTTCAATCCaaggaatgaaccctataaaatcctataaaatttctatggaatgtCTCTTCTCATACAaaatttggaggaaatttaacaagaggtgaacctcatggaaaaaaaatcctttgagtctttatctcttctcaaattcctgtgtttttcctgtggtccaatcaaacgtccattcttatgttttttctgtgttttgcaattctctgttttacacttacatttcTGTCAAAtcctacgtttttcctattcctctgtttttttcattcatgtgattcaaaggggctcttaatctacgtttaacatttaaaaattttattcaaatataaaaaaatataagtcatttttaaaatttctataataataaatcaaattatgataaaataattaatagttatatatttttaataaaatgcacataaatggagtattaaatacTCTCACGAGACGAGTGAATTAcccttgacaaaaaaaaactcctaatCTGGGCCTTTAATTTGTTAATGGGCTTCTACTTGGGCCGTAGCGTACACACTGAGGCCCAAATATCAACCAAACATATGAAAGGcccataaattatatttatcgaATCGACGTCCCGCTCATACATCGATCATGTTCAGACATGCCAGCGGAATGTTTGATCCaagcaaacaaaatcaactggaaaaattcaaaatgtcCCATTCATAATTCAAACATGGCGAAAACACTCAGGATGTCACgcactatatatacatatggtgATCATAATAACACTCTATCAATTAATTTTCTTCATGTATACATAAACTcaagaaaattaaacaaaccCCCCCTGAAaagacccaaaaaaaaaagaaccctCGTATCAACTCAAAAACTTTTTTGGCGCCATATCAAACCTCTCACCTGTCCGGCTAGCTTGACACACTCATCATCAGTAACCACCACTactatagctagctaattacTACTTTACTACTACTAATTAGTAGCAGCAAATAATTACTAGTGTAATTGATACTAATGATCAGTAAGAGTGGTGTTAATTAATACCGGCgagatcgtcgtcgtcgtcttcgtctccGGCGGGCGGCAAGCTAGGGGCAGCGGACGTTGCGGCCGGGGCCGCCGTAGTAGAAGTAGTTGCCCCAGGCGCGGTTGGAGCCGCCCTGGATGTCGTAGCAGGAGGGAtggtcggcgacgaggcggagggcggcggcggggaggaggttGTTGTCCCAGTCGACGAGCTGGAGGTTGCGGAAGTAGGCGGCGCGGTTGAAGCCCTCGCGGGGGAAGTGGCCGCTGCCCATCTGGGTGGGCGTGTGCGACCCGGACGGCCGCGAGTtcaccacctcgccgccgaacTGCACCATGTTGGCGTGCCCGCCCAGGTGGCTGAAGAGGGACGACGGCCAGTACCCCACCAGTGGGCCCGACCCCAGCTGCAGCCACCAGTGCCCCCGCCCTGGGTCCTACACGTCGCCACCCCACGTCAGCACCTTGTCAATCTTTATCTTTATCACTCCAAATTTTAGACTTTTTTTGGCTGCAATTTCTGAAATTTGGttctgccccccccccccaaccccaCCCACCGCACAACACACAATGAAATTTGTTTGCGTTCCGAATTCGTGAACCCTGACATTACTTCAACTTCTAGCTGCaatattgatattttggttttttaaaaaattattttatagatagacttttgaaaaaaattattacataAATGGACCTTTTTGACTGCACCAATATCATTAGCGTCGTTGTTGTATAGGACAACGAGGATGGCGCCTATGTCATTGGCGCCCTCCTATACAACAACGATCCTAATAAAGTTGgcgtggtaaaaaaaaatctatttgtACAATAACTTTTTTaggggtctatttataaaagaagttttcaaaaggaccaaaatatcaaaattccaGTAACTCCTAGAGTGCAAAGTGTTTTaggtttttcttttgcctAATATAGGaccctatcttttcttttcacttctgtctatgcttataagccaaaatttaaatttttaacttataatttagagttaattttagcttttttattataatttatttttaaacctttacttttagatcgtcaagaacatgtatataaaaattttattcataaattattttttatttgctaatatgccgttttgttttttcaaaaaaaaaaccaagtgATGATACTTTGATTaagtttatatgaaaatttaacATCTATAATACCAAATAAATACACTATCATTCGACCGAGACATATTTTGTGGTGGATTTTATTAAACTAATACAGTGTGGTAGATGTTGGTGTATTTCTTTATAAACTTGACTAAAATTAGAAGAGGTTTGCTTcaattcaacaaaaagtatctcgaggtaccggtagctcgtggtaccaaatcgtttctgatcgttggatctaacagtgcatatcctactcagctagatccaatgatgagaaacgatttggtatctcgaggtattttttgttggaccggagcaactCTCAAATTAGAAAGTTTTAACTTAGAAAacaacttaaattttagaatggagggagtattataatAATTGGTCGAAAGAACGGTGTGAAATTCAGGAACTTCATACGAAGCACTTGAGTTCACGCAGCAGTTGCAGTCAATATGTAGTAAGCTAGTGGAATACCTTCCAGATGAGGAGGCTGATGTCGAACTGGCGGCCATTGTAGACGGAGGTCGGGGAGATGGCGGCGCCAATGGCGATCCGGTTGTTGGTCTGCACGAAGCCGGAACAGTGCAGATTGTAGCAGCCGGTCGCCTGGTATGCGTCAGTCtgcatgcattgcattgcaacAGTTTAGCAATCTCATCTCCTCTTCCCGTTTCGTTTCAATACATTACTCACTTCAAGAAGCAGTAGTAGTAGGATCAGTACTTGGGAACTTGTTGCATTCAATGTAAGCACTGACATTGTTCTATCTATACACTTGTTGCTACTGTAGTAATTGCTTGCAGGTTCTCAATGACAAAAAtgccaaaatttcaaaagCCAGATGTTGCTAAGAAAAACTGGTAGGGTTACAATAGTTTAAatctgaacattttttttaagtgatGGAAGATGGAAGTAGAGGGTTGCTATAGCTTAAAtctgaacatttttttaagtgaTGAAAGATGGAAGTAGTAGACTTACTGTCCAGTATGTGAAGAACCTTGGGCTGTTATCTCCATACAGTTCAGGGCTCACCTGAATAAAGAACAAAGAGTTTCAGAAAGCTAGCACTGTACATCCAGCAAGCAGATCGATCAGTTTTGACTGCTCAACCACCATTTTAATAAGTAATCAAGTCAATGGGGGCGCACATTTCTAATCAGAATCATACTGTTTAGCATGCATCGTGCTTCGATCGAATCTATTTAATGTGCCTCATCAGTTTCTTGATTTCATCTCATTTTAATAATTACCAAGTCAGCATACAACCACATGCCAATGAGAATCGAAGGATCCAAACCCCTATTTAGTAGTATTTGGAACTGACATTAGTTGAACTAACACACGCACAGTCAATTCAGGACTTGAAAAATTGAAATGTGATCATCTGAAGAGGATACCAGCGTCCATATAATTTGATCGACTTCTCCCCCAGTTCGGAACACTGAAGATTCAGAATTTGCAAGCTGTGAAGTCTAGACACAGAGGAAAAACTTTTACTGCTTCCTGATCATTTGATCAAGCTGGAAAAAGCACCCCAAACAAAAGACTGAAAAGCTCTGACCAACTGCTTCTTGATCGCCGATGCAGTTCGCCACATTTACTCGTGTCACCAACCAGGCAGCCTGAAGAAGGCCTGCAAAGTCAGGCTTCCATTAACTAGCTATAGCTCGATCGACGCATGGCCTTTCAGCACGATGTGAAAGCTAGCTGCAGCTGGCTCATCACTCTCTGAACTTGATCCAAAGAAAGGACGACACTCCCGGCCGGTCCACTGAATGCTACTCCCACCAGCTAACCCAAACTCCTTTAATTGTTCTACCTCTCCAAGTCAAACAGCTTCAGAGTACTAGCAATAGTATTATTCAGAGTATAGTGTAGTAAGCTTCAGAGTATACTAGTGATATAGTAATCTTCAGAGTTACCATTATATCAGTATTCTTCAGAGTTCTTGCATGCAGTGAATTGAAGCAGCAAATGCATGCAGCATGCATGAGTGTGTGCATATATAGGGTATATGGCAGGCAGATGAATGCATGGAGGATTAGGGgtcaaaccaaaaataatttatgaataaaacttttatacgtgtTCAACGATCTATAAGCAAATActgataattttaaaattaaaaatttaaattttggcttataaacagaagcaaaatgACCGAGATTTCTACCTGCCATCCGGCTTCGATGGTGTTGAGGTCGTTGCCGAAGGAGCCGGAGATGACCCAGATCTGGGAGAGGCTGAactccgccggcgacgccaccCTCGCCGACCACACGTTCAGGCTCGCCTTCGCCCCGTAGAACTGGTCCCCCGTCACGTACCCCACCGCGTGCTGCATCCATCCAACAtcatcatcagttcatcaccaACTCCATCAACTAGCTCATCCCAACCAGTTAGATGATTAATTCAGTTCGTTGCCGATGCTGCAACTTGTGCCATCGCCATTGTTGCCACTGCCGTTGCTACTGCAATCAATGTACATTGATAGTTTGATACTACTGCTCGATCGTTTGAGCATGTAATAACTCCAGACAAGTTTGTGGCAGCAAACCATGCAATTACTCTACATAATGATGCATTGCTAGTACTCTTAGTACTAAAGTACTCTACTTAATGATCATTTGTTGTATAGTCGtcggagtatatatatatatatgtgcagtgCAATGAGCTTGAACAGAATGTTGAAACTGTACAAGCAACGTCACTAATTGTACTGTCTTCCCAACTAATCTTTCGGGTTAGTGATGATGTGGTATTAATGAGAGAGCACAGTACAGTAGCATTAACTAGCCGTGTGCATCTGCTTCCTCCCCAACTCTGAATTTTCTCGCGTGGTTATGAGTTTTCTGACTCGTTTTGCAATGGCAATAATGGCGGAGATACGGAGAGCGAACCAGctgcgacggccggcgagcttGCCGGTGGCCGGCAGcagcttgcatgcatgcaggtagGCAGGCTGGCTGAGTAAGATTTCACTGACCTCGTGGCCGTCGCTGGTGGAGTCGCGgcggacgacgccggcggcgcggggctgCTTCATCCCGAACCGCACGGCGGAGCTGGACCTCAGCACGTCGCGCTTCCTCGTCCGCCGCACCGGGACCGTCCCCTCCGGGCAcgactcgccgccgtccgtccACGCCTGCGGGAAcacggcctcctcctcctgctgctgctccgccgcggcgccgctgaCCTTGGGCCTCTCCTCCGGCTCGGCCTGCAGCACCAAAACACCAGCGCCATGCACACACACGCACGATCAAGAAACGCGAGACGACAGCGACAGAAACGATCGCTGCAaatcaaaacagaaaaaaaacgaaacgaaCAATG
This is a stretch of genomic DNA from Oryza brachyantha chromosome 1, ObraRS2, whole genome shotgun sequence. It encodes these proteins:
- the LOC102708096 gene encoding uncharacterized protein LOC102708096, with translation MASSGCRCGNRFGQVGVVALLLVVVVGSSCLVGVASAKHKGGNSTRTTTTLPFHGKEELRRYRKIMAQVARLKKASVKTIQSPDGDVIDCVPPHLQPAFDHPKLRGQKPEAEPEERPKVSGAAAEQQQEEEAVFPQAWTDGGESCPEGTVPVRRTRKRDVLRSSSAVRFGMKQPRAAGVVRRDSTSDGHEHAVGYVTGDQFYGAKASLNVWSARVASPAEFSLSQIWVISGSFGNDLNTIEAGWQVSPELYGDNSPRFFTYWTTDAYQATGCYNLHCSGFVQTNNRIAIGAAISPTSVYNGRQFDISLLIWKDPGRGHWWLQLGSGPLVGYWPSSLFSHLGGHANMVQFGGEVVNSRPSGSHTPTQMGSGHFPREGFNRAAYFRNLQLVDWDNNLLPAAALRLVADHPSCYDIQGGSNRAWGNYFYYGGPGRNVRCP